Proteins encoded in a region of the Rutidosis leptorrhynchoides isolate AG116_Rl617_1_P2 chromosome 9, CSIRO_AGI_Rlap_v1, whole genome shotgun sequence genome:
- the LOC139868794 gene encoding uncharacterized protein has protein sequence MDAFISEMRKMIEVQNKSIGALAKEIGNVVESKGNREPGTIPSYMVLNPNHKDQGKGHSINMVGTLRSGKKYDNKVGEIEVVQQESSKSPIVLDEEEVSENDNRGEGVKKTEPIANETGKAETESKSVPFPKALESPNQFPYGKKGPQPEDMWEMFKQVKINLPLLDAIRQVPSYAKFLKDLCTQKRKQWATLPKKVELTEHLSVVVSGTLPPKFKDPGTPLIVVTVGNVNVKKALLDLGASINILHFCLVDRFELGLIKRTDIIIQLADQSIKTPRGILEDVIVKVEDFYYPVDFVVLDIEPRNRDAQPTIILGRPFLATINAHINCRMGAMDISFGNRKMRINIFNSLHTPNVHECYRIDVIDELVEKHTSHLITNDPVEIFCLGDEEDVECEEVKAVELAVASTMDARLPPWTHKYEPLPKSIDTNMRSSLESPPTLELKPLPSHLKYAFLGTDGTLPVIIASDLTGVQEKP, from the coding sequence ATGGATGCGTTCATCTCCGAAATGCGAAAAATGATAGAAGTGCAAAATAAGTCGATTGGTGCATTGGCTAAGGAGATCGGTAATGTAGTGGAAAGTAAGGGAAATAGGGAACCAGGTACAATTCCAAGCTACATGGTTCTAAATCCAAATCATAAGGATCAAGGAAAAGGGCATAGCATTAACATGGTAGGTACCTTGAGAAGCGGAAAGAAGTATGACAATAAGGTTGGTGAAATTGAGGTAGTGCAACAAGAGTCAAGTAAGTCTCCTATTGTTCTTGACGAGGAAGAGGTAAGTGAAAATGATAACCGTGGAGAGGGGGTGAAGAAGACCGAACCAATCGCTAATGAGACCGGGAAAGCGGAGACGGAATCAAAATCCGTCCCATTTCCCAAGGCCTTAGAGTCCCCAAACCAGttcccttatgggaaaaagggaccaCAACCAGAGGACATGTGGGAAATGTTTAAACAGGTTAAGATAAATTTACCCCTCCTGGATGCTATTAGGCAAGTCCCGTCTTATGCTAAATTTTTAAAGGACCTTTGCACTCAAAAGAGGAAGCAATGGGCGACTTTACCCAAAAAGGTGGAGCTAACCGAGCACCTAAGTGTGGTTGTTTCGGGTAcacttccacctaagtttaaggacccaGGGACCCCGTTGATAGTTGTGACTGTAGGAAACGTGAATGTGAAAAAGGCGTTATTGGACCTAGGAGCTagcattaatattttacatttttgtCTAGTTGACCGATTTGAATTGGGTTTAATAAAAAGAACCGACATAATTATTCAACTAGCGGACCAGTCAATCAAAACGCCTAGGGGGATATTAGAAGATGTGATAGTAAAAGTGGAGGATTTCTATTACCCAGTTGACTTTGTTGTTTTGGATATTGAACCTAGAAATAGAGATGcccaacccactataattttgggaCGCCCGTTCTTGGCCACCATTAATGCTCACATTAATTGTCGAATGGGTGCTATGGACATATCTTTCGGGAATCGCAAGATGAGAATTAATATCTTTAATTCTCTTCACACCCCGAATGTCCATGAATGCTATCGGATAGATGTGATTGATGAATTAGTGGAAAAACATACTTCTCACCTAATAACCAATGACCCAGTAGAAATATTTTGCTTAGGTGACGAAGAGGATGTTGAATGTGAAGAGGTTAAGGCAGTAGAATTAGCAGTAGCAAGTACAATGGATGCTAGGTTGCCACCGTGGACTCATAAATATGAGCCACTACCTAAATCCATTGATACTAATATGAGATCTTCACTAGAGTCACCACCGACTCTTGAGTTAAAACCCTTACCTTCTCATTTGAAGTATGCATTTTTAGGTACTGACGGCACTTTGCCAGTTATTATTGCTTCAGATTTGACAGGTGTGCAGGAAAAGCCTTGA